One part of the Granulicella arctica genome encodes these proteins:
- the hemH gene encoding ferrochelatase, whose amino-acid sequence MSHEAILLLAHGTPDVLGEMAEYLSKVTGGRQLPQEVVEELQHRYAQIGLGEAPGIEAPPLTKWTFTQGYLLEQALGGPKDSAKVYVGMRNWHPYIADVVAQMRADGVTQFKAICLAPQNSRTSVGLYRKAVLDAATGMEVEFVTGWAENPLLAKAFAERLWPVWAEACAISGQRVPVLFTAHSVPCRTIMTGEASIVGARPGTPMQLTPDPYPVEAKRTAQMVVDRLSVVGMRPIDWYFAFQSQGVSGGPWIGPSVEETLKALKAQGEVGVVIQPVGFLCDHVEILYDIDIAFQETARELDLKLWRAESLNDSPTLIRALEQVVTGAFAATVDERVTPTA is encoded by the coding sequence ATGAGCCACGAAGCAATTCTTCTCCTCGCCCACGGCACCCCCGACGTCCTCGGCGAGATGGCCGAATATCTCAGCAAAGTCACCGGCGGCCGCCAGCTCCCCCAGGAGGTCGTCGAGGAGTTGCAGCATCGCTACGCACAGATCGGCCTCGGCGAGGCTCCCGGCATCGAGGCCCCACCACTCACCAAGTGGACCTTCACGCAAGGCTATCTTTTAGAGCAGGCCCTCGGCGGCCCAAAGGACAGCGCAAAGGTCTACGTCGGCATGCGCAACTGGCACCCCTACATCGCCGATGTCGTCGCACAGATGCGAGCCGACGGCGTTACCCAGTTCAAAGCCATCTGCCTCGCCCCGCAAAACTCCCGCACCTCCGTCGGCCTCTACCGCAAGGCCGTCCTCGACGCCGCCACCGGCATGGAGGTCGAATTCGTCACCGGATGGGCCGAAAATCCCCTGCTAGCCAAGGCCTTCGCCGAACGTCTCTGGCCTGTCTGGGCTGAAGCTTGTGCGATTAGCGGACAGCGCGTCCCCGTCCTCTTCACCGCCCACAGCGTCCCCTGCCGCACCATCATGACCGGCGAGGCCTCCATCGTCGGAGCACGCCCCGGCACCCCCATGCAGCTCACACCCGATCCCTACCCCGTCGAGGCCAAGCGCACGGCACAGATGGTCGTGGATCGCCTCTCTGTCGTCGGTATGCGCCCGATCGACTGGTACTTCGCCTTTCAGAGCCAGGGTGTCAGCGGCGGCCCGTGGATCGGACCCAGCGTTGAGGAGACCCTCAAAGCCTTGAAAGCACAGGGCGAGGTCGGCGTCGTCATCCAACCGGTCGGCTTCCTCTGCGACCACGTCGAGATTCTCTACGACATCGACATCGCATTTCAGGAGACAGCCCGCGAGCTCGACCTGAAGCTCTGGCGCGCCGAGAGCCTCAACGACTCACCCACCTTGATCCGTGCGCTTGAGCAAGTCGTCACAGGCGCCTTTGCCGCCACTGTGGACGAGCGGGTCACGCCAACGGCATGA
- the hemG gene encoding protoporphyrinogen oxidase: MRRIAIIGGGIAGLTAAWELARSGVPVEVTLFEASGRLGGIVETVREQGFTIECGPDGWVTEKPWARQLAEELGLGGEIIPSNDATRKTYILLDGALVAMPEGMRMMVPGDLAALDASPLFSSQAKYDFHREIFRAEELKTAAPDEDESVAAFVRRHFGDEVLEKIGAPLLSGVFGGDVATLSVRAVMAPFVAMEKEHGSLIAAVQARSKGLSSSIFTTLRGGLGSLIDAMVATIPPSWIRFETPVTGLLKTDGGWTVRTASGVEKFDAVLLAAPVHIASELLRDPDSRAAELMQMDASSAVVVAFGFDCLFELPPGFGFLVPPGTSAANSLLATTFVDQKFDARAPEGGRLIRAFFGGEAGARLLGEPDSTLIALARTELEAILGPLPMPVVTVVRRWPRSLPQYAVGHLERMAELDGRIHTLGGLWLLGNGYRGVGLPDLIRDARAAVLDCLGGF; this comes from the coding sequence ATGAGACGAATCGCCATAATCGGAGGTGGAATCGCCGGGCTCACTGCCGCGTGGGAGCTTGCCCGTAGCGGTGTGCCCGTCGAAGTGACCCTCTTCGAGGCCTCCGGGCGTCTTGGCGGCATCGTCGAAACGGTTCGCGAGCAAGGGTTTACGATCGAGTGCGGCCCCGATGGATGGGTGACGGAAAAACCCTGGGCGCGCCAACTCGCTGAAGAGTTGGGCCTTGGTGGCGAGATCATCCCATCGAACGACGCGACTCGCAAGACATACATTCTGCTCGACGGCGCGCTCGTCGCCATGCCTGAGGGCATGCGCATGATGGTTCCTGGAGATCTTGCCGCACTCGACGCTTCGCCGCTGTTTAGTTCACAGGCAAAATATGATTTTCATAGAGAAATTTTTCGCGCTGAAGAGTTGAAGACTGCGGCACCGGATGAGGATGAGAGTGTTGCGGCCTTCGTGCGCCGTCATTTTGGCGACGAGGTGCTTGAAAAGATTGGCGCACCATTACTGAGCGGCGTCTTCGGGGGCGATGTAGCTACATTAAGCGTGCGGGCTGTGATGGCTCCCTTTGTGGCGATGGAGAAGGAACACGGCTCGTTGATCGCGGCGGTTCAGGCACGTAGCAAGGGCCTGAGTTCCTCGATCTTCACTACCTTGCGCGGAGGGTTGGGAAGTCTGATCGACGCGATGGTGGCGACGATTCCGCCCTCATGGATACGATTCGAAACGCCGGTGACTGGTCTTCTGAAAACGGATGGTGGTTGGACCGTGCGTACAGCCTCCGGCGTGGAAAAGTTCGATGCTGTGCTGCTGGCAGCGCCGGTACATATAGCGAGCGAGTTGCTGCGCGATCCCGACAGTCGCGCTGCGGAGCTGATGCAGATGGATGCAAGTTCAGCGGTCGTCGTGGCCTTTGGCTTTGACTGCTTGTTTGAGCTTCCTCCTGGCTTTGGCTTCCTGGTGCCTCCGGGTACATCCGCCGCCAACTCCCTGCTGGCTACGACCTTTGTTGATCAGAAGTTCGACGCTCGTGCACCGGAGGGTGGCCGTCTGATTCGCGCCTTCTTTGGCGGCGAAGCCGGGGCTCGGTTGTTAGGTGAGCCTGACTCTACGCTGATTGCGCTGGCTCGCACGGAGCTCGAGGCGATCCTTGGACCGTTGCCGATGCCGGTCGTCACGGTTGTCCGGCGCTGGCCTCGGTCGCTGCCGCAGTATGCGGTTGGGCATCTGGAACGAATGGCGGAGCTGGACGGGCGCATCCATACCCTGGGCGGTCTTTGGCTGCTTGGCAATGGGTATCGTGGGGTGGGGTTGCCGGATCTGATCCGGGATGCCCGCGCGGCGGTTTTGGATTGTCTGGGCGGGTTTTAG
- a CDS encoding OPT family oligopeptide transporter — protein sequence MASSPTQKPAFKPFVPATETRPEFTPRALILGSLFGILFGAVTVYVGLRAGLTVAASIPISVLSISILRAFGRGSILENNIVQTTGNAGQSIAAGVIFTLPALIFLGFDLESTRIFALALFGGWLGVLFMIPLRRQLIVEEHDTLIYPEGTACADVLMAGERGGSFASRVFLGLGLGAVYTLFQNENLFGLFPGTPNYQPDLAGKEHLLKGSAIRADVTPEYLGVGYIIGARVAAVMLAGGVFSWLVLMPAIYFFGSHLSSPLYPGTVLIKDMSPSDLWKTYVRPMGAGAVATAGLITLLRTLPTIIGALTEGLKSMGINKRFGASREASARPARTEHDLPMSVVLGGSVLLVVLMFLFLQFHPVPGAQVGLLPNLAASLLVVFFGFLFVTVGARIVGIVGSSASPVSGMTIATLMATAAIFLVRGWTAPAFGALAITIGGIVCIAAANAGDTSQDLKTGYLIGATPWKQQVALMIGVIISVFSIGATLNAMNTGLESFQRLQTPIAISLSALPDGVQNTGHFTRDKITLSAKDAQSKGELSNTRQLIILNAIGSATLEDGKYLYNPATNRIEIQWMQGIGSEKAAAPQGRLMATVINGILTRKLPWGLVMLGVFLVVMVELLGIRSLTLAVGAYLSIATTLAIFIGGVMRWMVDRGLQQHADRQAAADYDRSVALWHSDRQTWLAANPHFDSTNPDHLDPLTGLPVPTSVTPSLDLESEISPGSLYASGLIAAGGIVGLLGVCVKLYENFFDKTIPRFSDHNPLYHDWVSVIMFALLAFSLYYFARKPLGKQS from the coding sequence ATGGCATCATCGCCCACCCAAAAGCCAGCCTTCAAGCCCTTCGTCCCTGCCACCGAAACCCGCCCCGAGTTCACCCCCCGCGCACTCATCCTCGGCTCCCTCTTCGGGATACTCTTCGGAGCCGTGACCGTCTACGTCGGCCTCCGCGCCGGGCTCACCGTCGCCGCCAGCATCCCTATTTCGGTCCTCTCCATCAGCATCCTCCGCGCCTTCGGTCGAGGCAGCATCCTCGAAAACAACATCGTCCAAACCACCGGCAACGCCGGCCAGTCCATCGCCGCAGGCGTCATCTTCACCCTCCCCGCCCTCATCTTCTTAGGGTTCGATCTCGAATCCACCCGCATCTTCGCCCTGGCCCTCTTCGGCGGCTGGCTCGGCGTTCTTTTCATGATCCCTCTCCGCCGTCAGCTCATCGTCGAAGAGCACGACACCCTCATCTACCCCGAGGGCACCGCCTGCGCCGATGTCCTCATGGCCGGCGAGCGCGGCGGCTCCTTCGCCTCGCGCGTCTTCCTCGGCCTCGGACTGGGTGCCGTCTACACCCTCTTCCAGAACGAGAACCTCTTCGGCCTCTTCCCCGGCACACCCAACTATCAGCCCGACCTCGCCGGCAAGGAGCACCTCCTCAAAGGCTCCGCCATCCGCGCCGACGTCACCCCCGAATACCTCGGCGTCGGTTACATCATCGGTGCCCGCGTCGCCGCCGTCATGCTCGCCGGAGGTGTCTTCTCTTGGCTCGTCCTGATGCCCGCCATCTACTTCTTCGGCTCCCATCTCAGCAGCCCACTCTACCCCGGTACCGTCCTCATCAAGGACATGTCCCCCTCCGATCTCTGGAAGACCTACGTGCGCCCCATGGGTGCCGGAGCCGTAGCCACCGCCGGTCTCATCACCCTCCTCCGCACCCTCCCTACCATCATCGGAGCCCTCACCGAAGGCCTGAAGTCCATGGGTATCAACAAGCGTTTCGGTGCGTCACGCGAAGCTTCCGCCCGTCCGGCGAGGACCGAGCACGATCTACCCATGTCCGTCGTCCTCGGCGGTTCAGTCCTCCTCGTCGTGCTGATGTTCCTCTTTCTCCAGTTCCATCCCGTCCCCGGAGCACAGGTCGGCCTGCTCCCCAACCTCGCCGCCTCCCTCCTCGTCGTCTTCTTCGGCTTCCTCTTCGTAACGGTCGGAGCCCGCATCGTAGGCATCGTCGGCAGCAGCGCCTCTCCCGTCTCCGGCATGACCATCGCCACCCTCATGGCCACCGCCGCCATCTTCCTCGTCCGCGGTTGGACCGCCCCCGCCTTCGGTGCCCTCGCCATCACCATCGGCGGCATCGTCTGCATCGCCGCTGCTAACGCAGGAGACACCTCCCAGGACCTCAAGACCGGCTATCTCATCGGAGCCACTCCCTGGAAGCAGCAGGTGGCCCTTATGATCGGCGTCATCATCAGCGTCTTCTCCATCGGTGCCACGCTCAACGCCATGAACACCGGCCTCGAAAGCTTCCAGCGCCTCCAGACACCCATCGCCATCTCCCTCAGCGCCCTGCCCGACGGCGTCCAGAACACCGGCCACTTCACCCGCGATAAAATCACCCTCTCCGCCAAAGACGCCCAGAGCAAGGGAGAACTCTCCAACACCAGGCAGCTCATCATCCTCAACGCCATCGGCTCCGCTACCCTCGAGGACGGCAAATACCTCTACAATCCCGCCACCAATCGCATCGAGATCCAGTGGATGCAAGGCATCGGCAGCGAAAAAGCCGCCGCCCCGCAAGGTCGTCTCATGGCCACCGTCATCAACGGCATCCTTACCCGCAAGCTCCCCTGGGGACTTGTCATGCTCGGCGTCTTCCTTGTCGTCATGGTAGAGCTGCTCGGCATCCGCTCCCTTACATTGGCCGTAGGAGCCTACCTCTCCATCGCCACCACCCTCGCCATCTTCATCGGAGGCGTCATGCGCTGGATGGTCGACCGCGGCCTCCAGCAGCACGCCGACCGTCAGGCCGCAGCCGACTACGATCGCTCCGTAGCCCTCTGGCACTCCGACCGCCAAACATGGCTCGCCGCCAACCCCCATTTCGACTCCACCAACCCCGACCACCTCGATCCCCTCACCGGCCTTCCCGTCCCCACCAGCGTCACCCCATCCCTCGACCTCGAATCCGAGATCAGCCCCGGAAGCCTCTACGCATCAGGTCTCATCGCCGCAGGCGGCATCGTCGGCCTGCTCGGTGTCTGCGTCAAGCTCTACGAAAACTTCTTCGACAAAACCATTCCCCGCTTCAGCGATCACAACCCGCTCTACCACGACTGGGTCAGCGTCATCATGTTCGCTCTGCTCGCCTTCAGCCTCTACTATTTCGCTCGCAAGCCGCTGGGCAAGCAGTCATAG
- a CDS encoding pentapeptide repeat-containing protein — protein MAEKPRKPERLRDHPRQLPSASDAHHATKDTILDGIFLEESTASDLDLSGSRLASLRGSNVLFERVTLANSEIGSVRLSDARFVGCDLSNSMLRSFEATRVEFIDCKLVGMNAFASRWQDVLIDHCDARFAQLSEARMRHCEIRSSQFREAALGRATFEATRFLDVVLRQADLAEAKLAGIDLRTSDIEGISLRVEDLRGAIVNPAQAMDLARFLEVVIR, from the coding sequence ATGGCAGAAAAACCCAGGAAACCCGAACGACTGCGCGACCATCCACGCCAACTCCCATCCGCCAGCGATGCGCATCATGCCACCAAAGACACCATCCTCGACGGTATCTTCCTCGAAGAGTCCACCGCCTCCGACCTGGATCTCTCGGGCAGCCGACTCGCCTCCCTCCGAGGCAGCAACGTACTCTTCGAGCGCGTCACCTTAGCAAACAGCGAGATCGGCTCAGTCCGTCTAAGCGACGCCAGATTCGTAGGGTGCGATCTCTCCAACTCCATGCTGCGCAGCTTCGAAGCAACGCGCGTAGAGTTCATCGACTGCAAACTCGTAGGCATGAACGCCTTCGCCAGCCGCTGGCAGGACGTTCTCATCGATCACTGCGACGCAAGGTTCGCGCAGCTCAGCGAGGCACGCATGCGCCACTGTGAAATCCGCTCCAGTCAGTTCAGAGAAGCTGCCCTCGGACGAGCCACCTTCGAAGCAACACGATTCCTCGATGTCGTCCTCCGCCAGGCCGATCTCGCCGAAGCAAAGCTCGCAGGCATCGACCTGCGCACGAGCGACATCGAAGGTATCTCACTACGCGTCGAAGACCTGCGCGGAGCCATCGTAAACCCAGCCCAGGCGATGGACCTCGCCCGATTCCTCGAAGTCGTCATTCGGTAG